A section of the Clostridia bacterium genome encodes:
- a CDS encoding CopD family protein, giving the protein MALAILYVHLVAAMFWVGEMLVLALIVTPVAAKLGDPAKRAAFYQTIGRQSRPWMLGALGLLLLTGVGNLWAMGLTWSQLTSASFYGTPFGRVLAWKLAFVAVILVVTIVHDVAMRRLGANRDQRPLTPQERSRYRMLGSWVGRVNLLLGLVVVYLGLRLVFGG; this is encoded by the coding sequence ATGGCGCTTGCGATCCTCTACGTCCACCTTGTCGCCGCCATGTTCTGGGTCGGGGAGATGCTCGTCCTGGCGCTGATCGTGACACCGGTTGCCGCGAAGCTTGGCGACCCTGCGAAGCGCGCAGCGTTTTACCAGACGATCGGTCGACAGTCGCGGCCATGGATGCTCGGCGCGCTCGGCCTGCTGCTGCTGACGGGCGTGGGCAACCTGTGGGCCATGGGCTTGACCTGGAGCCAGCTGACGTCTGCGAGCTTCTACGGAACCCCGTTCGGCCGCGTGCTCGCGTGGAAGCTCGCCTTCGTGGCTGTGATTCTCGTCGTGACGATCGTGCATGACGTGGCGATGCGACGGTTGGGCGCCAACCGTGACCAGCGGCCGCTGACGCCTCAGGAGCGCTCGCGCTACAGGATGTTGGGCAGTTGGGTCGGTCGCGTGAATCTTCTTTTGGGACTCGTCGTCGTGTACCTCGGGTTGCGCCTCGTCTTTGGGGGATAA